The genome window aaaatctCTTGAATTTCGACACCATAAAATGATGGTTGATTGTTTGATTCGAATGGAATGCTGCTGTTAGCGGTGCTTGAGAAAATTGCTTGAGTTTGAATATTTGGAACTTGAAGAATTTGTGTGACAGATGTGTTCACAGATGGAGAGGCAGACATGGTCATTGGTGGAGTGATTGGTCTAGCAATCATATTGTTATACGTATATGAGCGGTATGAATTAGTGTTTCTCATCGAATGTAACGGAGGAGTTAATGCTGTATTGGAAGTGTAATCAGTCTTTATGTAAGGGTTTCCAGTAACAAAGCTTTGCTTTGAATACATGATGCTATTGTTGGTGTTGGTAATGTCATTAGTGTATGTGGTGTGAATTGGTTGGTTGGTATACTGTTGTTGTGAAATTGGGATGTAAGGTGGATGAGTTAGATGTGGTATTTggttattgttattattgcTGCTAAGGAGCTGATAATTTTGTGTGGCATTAGgatttaattcattaattgaaGGCAAACTAGATTGATAAGTAATTGAACCTACATTTGAACGAGGAGAAGATGGAACTGCGTTATCATAACTAcctttattcaattttaattttaaattatgcTCTATACTTTGTGTGTTGTGAAATTGTGGTAACAAcgtattatattttctaatttgaTCTGACGAATTAAGATTTGAAGAAACAGGTGGACTAAAATATTGCGTTTGTGCGTACATTTTGATGTTCATgtgattcaaaaattagaatatatttctatGTGTGAATGGGTTGATTGCAATAATTAAAGGAATgcaaatataatatatatttatataacatatatatatatatattatatctCTATTCTTGTAATTGCTTCTATGAGGAGTGAAACTTAAATGAAGTTAGAGAGAGAAACAGCAAGCATGAAAAATCACGATGTATAAATTATTGtaagaagaaataaataagcTTCGTAAGCAGAAGGAttggaaaaaaaaaaggaaTTAAATGCCATTGTAGGAAAATATATGTCTGTTATATATGATTTTGGTaattacattttttttctttaaagataattaatttaacttaaattcaaatactaaaaatgatatttcaaGTAAGttagatataaaaaataaaaataaaaaaaaaagtagTTAAATCAAGAAGGAACAACAGCCAgaataatgaaaacaatGAAAACAACATAAGAAAACATACGTATAAGCGATAGAAATAACCTATATTCTCTtatttgtttgtttgtttgATAGGTTATAGCTGAATGAACTGCTGATGAtgtatattcattttaCAGAATATATAGAACATAACTCAAAAATGAAGACATAATAATTCGAATGTTGAGCTCACTGTTACTGTTGGTGTTATGTGTGAGTGGTAAAGACTAACGCTTATTCTTTCAATAGTATTTTTTACCTGGTTGAGTGCTGTTTCCATTTTCGTGAGAAAGTCGAGTAGGGAACATTGACGGACAGCAACACTCGACAGAACAGTTCTCTGTTGTTTTTCTGTTTTGTCCCATACTTATTATGTTACCAGATCTCACCAAAAGTCCAAAAAACACTATTATCGACAATCAGCTCCATTTCCTGTTTATGCTACTCTATGTGCTTTACTATTCTTTATCATAATTACGAGATTTAAACTGTTTTGCAATGCAAAACAGTACTGAAACagttgttttatttatcattaaagcctaaatttcttttgttttgttttctgTTGGTGTTTTATTGaagagaaaagaaaaagaaacaatgAATTACATACGATACCGCACTATACACTACTCTAATTGCCGCGGAGGGTCGCTTGTACATTGATGCACATGTGCTTCTACCGCGAGGAGGAAAAAGGCAAAGCCAAAAAAACACATtaactaataataagaaaagaggaaaagaaatatatcaatattagCTATGGCGTTTTCTGGTTTGTACACCGTAATTTGTACTCCGTTTTACTGTAATCaggaaaatatattataagtTCAGGTATTATATTTGCTTTCTGCTGCAATTTAACCTCGGCTTTAATTCATTCGATTCGTATCTCTTTTTTTCCATGGTTTGtctttttttcaatgaGGACTTTCCTCTTGCTTCCTTCCCATCTCTAACAAATCGGCGTGCAGCTCCAGGTTCGTTTCTTATtgcaattttattttaaatttggtTTATTAGTTCCTTTTTTCTGCATTGCCAGCGCTATTCTTTGACGGATCGTACGTTTTTTTTTACAAATGTTTTCACCATcctttttttaatttttatttacagGAAGGACATTCTCCCAACCAATTGACCGGATGCCATTGTCGTGTACTGTTGGAGGCTGTGatatacacacacatacGGACATGGTTCCTCCGTACTTGATCTTCCCTTTTTCTCGCTCTTCCTGAAAAGTAGGGAAAAAGGGTAGAAAAGACTTTCTTCGTTAATGCAACAACTTCTCAGGGTAAATCTCGCATTTCTTTTAAACAACTGtcataaataaaatgttgacaacaaaattatattaatagcTTTCTTACTTTCTCGATTGGGAAATTCTTGTgcttttttctttcttttctgaACTCTCATCACGACCCGTATCTGGTTATTCATAACACGATGGAATGTAAAGGGAATATGAAATTCAATGACTTTTGTTTAGTTACTAAGGATTGTTGCAGTAGCTTTCATGCTTTATTTGTACTATTTGGAATTTAAGTGATATGCCCCACCGTATCAATTAACATTCAACATTGCAGATCTTATTGTATATGTCTTgtctttttttgtttttgatgCAACAGGGTTTAATTACGGGTACTAATTAGTCCTGTTCTCGTTACCggaaaaaaatgaagaaatgCATTAGACCGTTCAATTGTTTAAGTTGCTTAACAATGCGTGCTCTTTGGCTATAATCTACGTATAATTGCAAGGGATTTTTGAACACGTAATTTGTTGGACATTTTGTACAAAGCAGGATAAATATAGATACAATACAGAGAAAAAGTACCATGCTTTAGGTATTTGGATTAATTCCGTTTTAGGTACCACTCTATCGTCATTCGTAGTACATACTTCATCATGTACATGTCTTTTTTTTACGTTCTCTTTACTTGATTGAGCTCTAATGACGATACCGCATTGAAAAACAAGTAATCGAACTACTCATTATTGTGAGGTTAGGTTTAATTGAAATGTAGGATAGTTATGTTATAAAAAATTCTCGTAGGAAAACTGATTTACGTTATTGAATCATTCGATTAGAGTTAAGTACCCTGTAGTTGAAGAATAAGAGAATGAAGTAGACAAGTGCATTGGCAATGCAACATTTCTGGTTCTAGTTCCATCTTGAATTATTAGTAACGCAGAAATACATGTCCACCATTCCCATTTTCATGTACTTTTCAAATGTACATATTAGAATGGCAAGATGATCTAGATTTCctattttgaaaaaggagaaaacaatttttgTTAACAAATCGAGAAGTAAAAACTACATTGAACAA of Tetrapisispora phaffii CBS 4417 chromosome 13, complete genome contains these proteins:
- the NRG2 gene encoding Nrg2p (similar to Saccharomyces cerevisiae NRG2 (YBR066C) and NRG1 (YDR043C); ancestral locus Anc_3.281); its protein translation is MNIKMYAQTQYFSPPVSSNLNSSDQIRKYNTLLPQFHNTQSIEHNLKLKLNKGSYDNAVPSSPRSNVGSITYQSSLPSINELNPNATQNYQLLSSNNNNNQIPHLTHPPYIPISQQQYTNQPIHTTYTNDITNTNNSIMYSKQSFVTGNPYIKTDYTSNTALTPPLHSMRNTNSYRSYTYNNMIARPITPPMTMSASPSVNTSVTQILQVPNIQTQAIFSSTANSSIPFESNNQPSFYGVEIQEILKKNIKEMTKEERLLTIERRRKHQCKICMKKFTTAGHLTRHHKIHTGEKNHKCPHRGCNLWFSRNDNSLQHYQTHLKRKTKKRRSERKPTKTTKKVISNKNEKIK